The Podarcis raffonei isolate rPodRaf1 chromosome 18, rPodRaf1.pri, whole genome shotgun sequence genome includes the window AGCCGCAAAATGCTACACCAAAGGTAAACTGCGAAGCCACCAGTCCTCATTGAGGCCTCGTAGTCAACACGGCCACAGGGGCAGGCAATGGATTAGCGGCAACCTGCGATGACTTGCGAGCGCAGGGTGGTATTAGATACCCGTTGCGCAACTCCCTTATTGGAGTTTTCCGGCAGCTGTGTCTTCGCCAAGTGCTGTGAATTTTCAAAGTAGGATGCACATTTGAGTCTCACTTGAGCTGGTGCAACAACACAACGTGCTCCGTTTGCTGGGTCTGCGACCATGAGCCCCACATTTAGTAATAAACGAGCCCTCTCTAGCTCTCTTAATCTGCCGCCTGCCTCCCTGATCAGAGCCGGCATGACACTTGTGCAAGACTCTCCCCTGCCTTTTGCACAGCGGGCGCGAACAGTGCAACAGGAGGCTCGTTCGCTAACCACGATTGCTGCCGCTAGCATCAACGGAGGCCAACAAAGCGATTATTAGAGCCTGCAATCCACAGCTGCCAACTGCCAGCCGGAAACTGCCTTTGTGGAAATGCGGGGTGTTGTGGGGAGAGACGGACACAGGAGAGAGGTGCGGGAGGTTGTCTCCACACCTTATCAGCTCCCCCAGTTTGGAAGAAAAGCCCCTAGTTGCATGACCAAGAAAGGAGTGAGCGGCTAGGTGGGCGACAGATGCTCAAGGGGTGGGGCGGAATTAGGTTAAGGGTATGACTGCTGCCACGAACCACCATCGCCCTGCACCACAAAATGAAAATGATGGGGGGAAAGGGATATACCGTATTACCAGCAACAAGGAAAAAAGCTTCCCCATGGCTGAGGTTGAGAAAAATGGAAGAAGAGGGAGACAAAGGAGGTTTGAATGGCACGGAGTCCGTCCTCGTAGTATTCTGCCAGCTGGCCGAACCGGGCAAGGTTGGGGGGACAGGACGGGACACCCGCGTTTCATGCTCTCTCTCACGCACAGAACGCACGTATACCTCCCTCCCCGGAGTCTCAGTTTGGCACTCCAACCGGTGGCCCTGTGCTCCTGCCGCCACCCGGCCGCCTCTCTTCCGGCAAAAGCAAACACGCAGATTCTTGCTGGCTTTCGGAAGCCTGGTCTCGCGACCCGCCATGGCGAACGTCAACCCCTGGAGCGCCCCGCCACACACACCGCCTGAGAGCTGTGGAGTTCTGGCAACAGGGCCAGGGAGCCTTCTTCCGTTCTGCCCCTCCACGTCCTCCTCAACCCATCACCATCCCCGGAAGCCAATGCATCTTCGGAAGGCTGCGACGTGCGGATTACCATCTTCGCAATGCAGGGTGCTGTTGGAGGGGATGAAGTTTCTCCCTCTGCCCAGAAGGCGGGTCCCGATAAGAGGGTGCCTTAAAAAAAGGCCTGGGGCTGTGTGCTTGCGTAGGGACGAAAGCGGGAGCAGGGTGGCGATTCCACCCACCCTATGGCAAACTAGGATGCGGCCGCAAGGTTTGGCAAAAAGGAACGTCCCCCGCCGCTACTGAAAACGAAACTAAACAGAGGTGCCGCCACAACTGAAGGAAAGTGCCCAACTCAGCTTGCTTTGCACCTTCGGGACCAGTTGTGTTCCACGTCCGCTCGCGCTGTGCGTGAAAGCTTTCCGCCCCACCGATACATCTCCTTCTCTGAAAGTGCTCCTGGGTAACCCTCTCTATCTTTGCGGCCTCCCGCATTGCGCCGGGGGGTTTTCTCGGCTGGCAATGCTGGATATCCAGCTTGCCCAGGGCggggttgttggggaggaagacTTCGTCTGCCCCCTGCATGGCTTTGCCCCCCATCTACAACGGCCCcatgagggtcacaggttcccctccattggctttctctctcttttgcaaagCTGTGCGAGAGAGTACGACGGAGGCGTTTGGTTTCGCCAGAGGGACGTCGAGCACAGGGGCAGGAAGAGCAGCGGGCGCCCCTTCCGCCCCCCGCAATTTGGAAAGGCGAGGACCGGACGGCTCTTGACCGGCGCTCGTGGCCCCGGGGGAGTGTGCGGGGCAAGGAAGGGTGACGATAGGCTGACCCGTCTCCGTACCCCCTCCCCAAAGGGCAATGCCGTCCAGTCCTGCCAGAGTCAGCTTTTGTCCGTCAGTGGACCCCTACGCAGAGGCTGCAGTCACTGAGACAAGGACTCTGAGTGACCCCTGGGAGCTGGGCAGGCCTGCTGAGTGGCCAGGAAGCTATTTACATCTCCAATGCCAAGGAGGCTGAAATCCGGGACCGATAAGGACACTTGAGAAGGGGCCACCAACGTCTCTGGATCCCTGTCCAGTCCCACGTGGCCGGAAATTAAAGGCAGCCCCTCCGCGACGTTCCCGGGGAGGGTGAAGTCCACGGCAAGGGCATTCCCCGAGCACCGCAGTGGCTCCTGTTTGCCGGCTGCGGCCACCTGGTAGAAGCCGGCTTCGGGGGGGTTCGGCGGGCGCTGCAGGAAAGCGGGCGCTCGGCTGCCGGCTTCCTCGGCGGGGTCGAAGGAACAGTTTGTTTCCGAAGGGGTGCTGTACTCGTAGCCGTGGCCCGACTCACTCGTGCTGCCCAAACTGCACGCTGCGCTCTCGATGCTCAAAGGTTCTGTGCGGGGGAGAGACACACAAaagcctggttcacacatcacaggTACTTGATTTCAACTACTGCGCACTCTAAAAACGGGAGTCACCaagacagggccttttcggtggcgGTGCCCCAGCTGGGGAATGCCCTCCCCCCTAGCAAGGTTGCTATTTCGGGAGAAAACCGATTTATATTAATtgaaccaaaatatcttttgaattcccaaagtCATGTTAGAACATTTTCACCCCCATCATTTTTGGAATCTGAAAGCTGAAAAGTCCAACATGTCCTACTGTAGGGTGATGACAGCATTACAATTTCACGAAACAGTAGTACCTCGTTTTGCGACCGGgttctgttccggagccccagtCGCTGGCTGAAAAGGACGCTGGACAAagcaccgcgtctgcgcacatgcgtgGATCggtttgtgcttctgtgcatggggcgacacggaagtaacccattctggtacttctgggtttgccacggacgTTTGAACGGGCACTCAACAAGCCGGACGCTagacaaggtaccactgtatagcaagcTTACTTGATATAACGAGACAGTGATTTGTCATTTTTGCGGGTACTTTTAAGTTACTTGTacattgcttaaaggtaaagggacccctgaccattaggtccagtcatgaccgactctggggttgcagtgctcatctcgctttattggccgagggagccggtgtacagcttccgggtcatgtggccagcaggaccaagccgcttctggcgaaccagagcagcgcacggaaacaccgttaacttcccgccggagtggtacctatttatctacttgcactttgacgtgctttcgaactgctaggttggcaggagcagggaccgagcaacgggagctcaccccgttgcggggattcgaaccgccgaccttctgtttggcaagccctaggctctgtggtttaacccacagcaccacccgcgtccctgtacacTGCTTAGACTACTGTAATTAAGCAGCAACGTAAGTTGTAGTAAATGACAAATAAACGTGCTTTTACAGGAGTTTTGAAAACCGAACAAGGGTAATTCTGACCAGCCTACCTGTGCTTTCGATTGCCAGGTGATCTGGGTTGAAACGAGAGTCGAGGCATCCAGTGGACGAAGGGATGGGTGGGGAACTTCGCGAACGACTGGCACTTTCTACTTCGCCACCATCCAAAAAATTATCCACGTAATCCCTGCAGGTTGtggggaagcaaaacaaaacgCATTTGCAGATTATGACACTGTGCCCCCCTCTGCTTTAACCaattatggggtgggggtggggtggttatCAAGGGGCATCCAAGCCCCACATTTTCAGGCCTACACACTTGGAATTATAAGCggtgacaaacaaacaaacaaacaaacaaacgcgatgaccccctaagatcactcatggttgccagattcttgatcagcgtcctatccctaaagaagagaaacggactcctgtgcggctcggataatctctttaaactatgatctatgttttaggatgtaattaggtgatttcaccattgatgtcttctactaatttatgagtagagggcgatgtttatgttacaaatttattgtaatgtatgatgttggtcttttgtttttgttttgctttggttcttgtctgttttttgtaactcttggcggttttaaatttggaggtttaagtacattatgttggtatgggaaactgtcgtgtgatgggccaatggccgtaataaagatcaatacaataacaAACAAACGCACTCTGAGAATAGTGCCTGCATGTTTTGCATTCTATATCAGGTTCTACAAATCCaggtccttttttttaaaaaaaaaagaacgggAATATTGGGCGGGGGGTTCCCTCCTGCAGAGTGGGGAGCAGTCCGTGACCGTGCAGCATGTGTGGcacaggaagaagcaaagatcaccagtgtcgaagcgatgattcttcaacatcaactttgtcggactggtcatgttgtgcggatgcctgactatcgtcttccaaagcaactactctactccaaactcaaaaatggaaagcgtaatgctggtggtcaacaaaagactctctcaaggcaaatctttaaaaacgtGGTATAaccaccgacaactgggaaacactggactgtgagcactccaattggacaACAGCCTTTACCgaagatgtcatgggctttgaagacgctcaagctcagaacaaaaaggagaaatgtgctaagaggagggcacgcttggcaaaccctcaccgggatcaactccagagcacacggaaacaccgcttaccttcccgccacagcaatacctctttatctacttgcactggcgtgctttcgaactgctaggttggcaggacctgggacagagcaacaggagctcaccccgtcgcggggattcgaaccgccgatcttctgatcggcaggcccaagaggctcagtgatttagaccagtgttccccaaccttgggcctccagctgtttttggactacaactcccatcatccctcgctagcaaaaccaatggtcaaggatgatgggaattgtagtccaaaaacagctggaggcccaaggttggggaacactggtttagaccacagaaccacctgcgtcccagttgTCCAGGGGGTGTGTGTTGCTCCTCCTGCTAAAGCTTAAATGCTTCCAGATTAAATCTGGGCACCTGCCAGTTTTCCTCTCCCACTTTcgaatctctctctccctcctactTCCTCTCCCTTCTGCTTCCTAGTCTTTCCCTCCCTTCTGCTTCCTGGTGTTCCTCTCCCCGCATCTTCCTCTCTCTTCTGGTTCCTGGCCTTCAGCTTCCTCCTtgctgtttattgtattgtattgaactttattggcccatcacacgacagtttcccataccaacataatgtacttaaacctccaaatttaaaaccgccaaaacttacaaaaaacagacaagaaccaaagcaaaacaaaaacaaaagaccaacatcatacattacaataaatttgtaacataaacatcgccctctactcataaattagtagaagacatcaatggtgatattacctaattacatcctaaaacatagatcatagtttaaagggattatccgagccgcacaggagtccgtttctcttctttagggataggacgctgatcaagaatctggcaaccatgagtgatcttagggggtcatcatcatttaatagatatctcagtttggcttcattcgtttCCTCCTTGCTTCTTTCTTCCAGCTCCCCTTCTCCAACTCAAGCCCCTGGGCCTGCGATTCACCAGGTGCTGTGGACACAGGCCCCAGCGCTCCACCCAGCTCCCCCGATACTCCCAAGttggcagtaataataataataataataataatttttatttataccccgccctccccagccaaggccgagctcagagcggcttacaagcaataatagaaaccagttgaatgattacaacttaaaaacaaaattaaaatattgaaacattaaaatattaaaatgcagcctcatcgcaggaggagaaggaaaagaaaaaagaaagagagggagggaatcaaattggctccaagccaaaggccaggcagaacaactgtcttacaggccctgcggaaagaaattggatcctgcagggccctggtctcatgagacagagcattccaccaggccggggccagtgctgaaaaggccctggctctggttgaggctaatctaacttccttagggcccgggaccactagggtgttgctatttatggaccttgaggctctccgtggggcagaccgggagaggcggtcccgtaggtacgagggtcctaggccgtgaagggcttgaaaggtcaaaagcagcaccttaaatctgaccctgtactccaccgagagccagtgcagtttgaaaagcagggGAACATACTTCTTCCTTCCAAACCGCGTCTGCTGGGTGAAGTAGTCGTAGCGCTCCGATTTCTTCCACATGTAATAGTACTCCACACATTCGCCTACCGACCGGGTGCGGACCTGCGGGAaaaagggaggagagggaaaaggTTAGGACAAGTCACGGCTTCTGGAACACCTCTCAGGAGCGACACTTGTGTAGGGATTGCCATACgtccgggatttcaaaggcggaagtgACGTCCAGGGGCAATTCCCGCAAGGTGGcggtttgtcctggatcttcgGCAAGTAAACCGAGAAATCGcggatttttttgggtggggaaaaaaaagctcaccaactttgggggtgtcctggttttttttgctttttgaaataaggCAACCCCACGCTTGTGTGAACAGAGCACAcgtcccagaatcctctgggaaGCACTAGGTTACAtttttttctggggtggggggaaggaaggggcagGATGCCTGAGAGACAGTGTGCAAAGGGTTCTCTCCAACACAAAAGAATACTACTTCACATTTCTGTAGCACACAGGTTACCAATATTTTTAGGCCCACGGGCCCACCtgactttggggtgtgtgtgtgtcatggaaGCCACCCATAGGGTTGCCAGTTCAGGAACATCCCAGGCGCTGAGATTTCGGGGCCCAAACTTGAGACCCAAGTTTCTGCTGGGCTGAACCTTGCAAGCTGCACGCAGTCTTCTTAATTAAGCAAACATGCAAAAGAATAAAGACATTCCTGCCCACCTGAAGGAAAACTTCGGGTCAGCACTGGAGGTCTTgagaccccctcccctcccctccctgagagatagaaagagaaagctcatatagtggtacctcgggttacatacgcttcaggttacagactccgctaacccagaaatagtacctcgggttaagaactttgcttcaggatgagtacagaaattgtgctccggcggcgtggcagcagcgggaagccccattagctgaagtggtgcttcaggttaagaacagtttcaggttaagaacgaacctctggaacgaattaagtacttaacccgaggtgccactgtacagtaataccttggatcccgaatggatgttttggctcccgaacgattgaaccCAGaacgagtgttccggtttgcgaacgttttttggaacccaaacgtccgacgggTCTTCCACagcgctttggaagtcgaacggacttccggaacggattccgttcgacttctgaggtacgactgtacatgcaTACACGCACACTTTATTTTCCAAGTGATCTGGGTGCGAGACCCAGTGCAATTACTccgagccttgaaaagcacatcgAGCTAGAAGCAGAAGTTGCAAACCGTGTCTGTCTCCCAGACGTCCTCCTACAGCTCTCTGGGCATTTAAAAGGGTTATTCCTCTTTTCCCGGGCTTCACGCATGATTGTAGGGCGACATACACACGACGGCCAACTACCTTGTTTGCTTGGATGAGGTGGAAGTTCTTTCCGTGGACCCGGAACCCGTGTTCAAAATTCCTGCATTCCTCTTCACTCCAGGCACAGAGCTCATCTGTAGCGGAGGCAACGGGGGGAATTATTTGTGAGAGATGCCTGCTGAAAGTTTGCAGAACTTCTCCAATAGATGCTTCTCTGTGTGACTGAAGAgttctccatagctgtcaaccatcccttatttggtgggaaagtcccttatcccagcgccgtgtcccgctgctgtcccttattgttgATGTCCCttcaatttcccgggtttcaaaggaagcagctcctctccctccctcctgccggccagggaggagggaggctccaactgtgttgcttggctgcgttgctcacccaataaggagtctaagaacgactggggggtggagcttgcatgccttgtgccaatcaaatcggccgccttgcctggggactcgcctttgctcagcgcttcccagcggagaggtgacggtggtttcccttgctgcatcccctttgccgggttgctgcgctgtgggaaccaccgcttgaggcttcgtttggctgctggctgggctttctgcctttggctcggaggggctcagaagctgaacctacctgtgctctgaaaatcccttattttggctgctgatcccttattttcgaggctgctggtcccttattttcaaatctgtaagttgacagctatggagttCTCCCCGCCCCACCTCCACCAAGCTCCTTGGAGAGAAGGGTGTGTTGATACTGTCTCACTTGGGAAAGTCAACAGGGCTGGGGAGATTATTCCCTACCCCCCGGAATCTCTCACCTCGAATGACCTTCACGTTGAACCGGAGTCTCCGCAGCGCCTCTTCGGCGTTGAAGTTGCACTTCACCAGTTCGTACAGCGCCTATGGAGCAAAGAGAAGCATGTCTAAGAGAAGCGGGGAACTTCAGCGTCGTCAGTCtggtcctgtggaacgccctgccgcTAGAGTTCCAGCAGGAACCTTCTGTGACAATTTTTAAACGCTTGCCGAAAACGtttctgttccaccaggcctatgcaggcgaTTAAGATTACATCCTTCCAAACAGTTAATAGATAACCTGTTGTTAACTTGTTAATGGTTTTATGGTATGGTTTTGTGTTTGCATTGCTGTAATTGCTATAAaagggacacgagtggcgctgtgggttaaaccacagagcctaggacttgccaatcaggtggtcggcggttcgaatccccgcaatgacggggtgagctcctgttgctcggcccctgctcctgcccacctagcagttcgaaagcacgtcaagtgcaagtagaggtaccactccggcgggaaggtaaatggcgtttccgtgcgctgctctggttcgccagaagcggcctagtcctgctggccacatgacccggaagctgtacgccagctccctcggccaataaagcgagatgagcgccgcaaccccagagtcgggcacgatcggacctaatggtcaggggtccctttacctttaattgctataaataataaaaccattacagtggtacctcaggttaagtacttaattcgttccagaggtctgttcttaacctgaaactgttcttaacctgaagcaccactttagctaatggggcctcctgctgctgccgtgcacgatt containing:
- the MIER2 gene encoding mesoderm induction early response protein 2 isoform X1, giving the protein MAEASVGRQSPRVVSYPARNLCPGRPSLHTTAVVSMGSGDHRFNLAEILSQNYGVREETEEDQRQEHSQGKAKPLEELEKSFNASQNSEMPFEELLALYGYEASDPISEQDSESNDAPPNLPDMTLDKEQIAKDLLSGEEEEETQSSADDLTPSVTSHDASDLFPNQMGSNFLADGGKGRCSSPCASFSAEDSEEDAIPANECKKEIMVGPQYQAAVPLLHLNRHGEKVYENDDQLLWDPNILPEREVEEFLYRAIKRRWDEVSNASLAEGDTVKDNEQALYELVKCNFNAEEALRRLRFNVKVIRDELCAWSEEECRNFEHGFRVHGKNFHLIQANKVRTRSVGECVEYYYMWKKSERYDYFTQQTRFGRKKDYVDNFLDGGEVESASRSRSSPPIPSSTGCLDSRFNPDHLAIESTEPLSIESAACSLGSTSESGHGYEYSTPSETNCSFDPAEEAGSRAPAFLQRPPNPPEAGFYQVAAAGKQEPLRCSGNALAVDFTLPGNVAEGLPLISGHVGLDRDPETLVAPSQVSLSVPDFSLLGIGDVNSFLATQQACPAPRGHSESLSQ
- the MIER2 gene encoding mesoderm induction early response protein 2 isoform X2 translates to MAEASVGRQSPRVVSYPARNLCPGRPSLHTTAVVSMGSGDHRFNLAEILSQNYGVREETEEDQRQEHSQGKAKPLEELEKSFNASQNSEMPFEELLALYGYEASDPISEQDSESNDAPPNLPDMTLDKIAKDLLSGEEEEETQSSADDLTPSVTSHDASDLFPNQMGSNFLADGGKGRCSSPCASFSAEDSEEDAIPANECKKEIMVGPQYQAAVPLLHLNRHGEKVYENDDQLLWDPNILPEREVEEFLYRAIKRRWDEVSNASLAEGDTVKDNEQALYELVKCNFNAEEALRRLRFNVKVIRDELCAWSEEECRNFEHGFRVHGKNFHLIQANKVRTRSVGECVEYYYMWKKSERYDYFTQQTRFGRKKDYVDNFLDGGEVESASRSRSSPPIPSSTGCLDSRFNPDHLAIESTEPLSIESAACSLGSTSESGHGYEYSTPSETNCSFDPAEEAGSRAPAFLQRPPNPPEAGFYQVAAAGKQEPLRCSGNALAVDFTLPGNVAEGLPLISGHVGLDRDPETLVAPSQVSLSVPDFSLLGIGDVNSFLATQQACPAPRGHSESLSQ
- the MIER2 gene encoding mesoderm induction early response protein 2 isoform X3, which produces MGSGDHRFNLAEILSQNYGVREETEEDQRQEHSQGKAKPLEELEKSFNASQNSEMPFEELLALYGYEASDPISEQDSESNDAPPNLPDMTLDKEQIAKDLLSGEEEEETQSSADDLTPSVTSHDASDLFPNQMGSNFLADGGKGRCSSPCASFSAEDSEEDAIPANECKKEIMVGPQYQAAVPLLHLNRHGEKVYENDDQLLWDPNILPEREVEEFLYRAIKRRWDEVSNASLAEGDTVKDNEQALYELVKCNFNAEEALRRLRFNVKVIRDELCAWSEEECRNFEHGFRVHGKNFHLIQANKVRTRSVGECVEYYYMWKKSERYDYFTQQTRFGRKKDYVDNFLDGGEVESASRSRSSPPIPSSTGCLDSRFNPDHLAIESTEPLSIESAACSLGSTSESGHGYEYSTPSETNCSFDPAEEAGSRAPAFLQRPPNPPEAGFYQVAAAGKQEPLRCSGNALAVDFTLPGNVAEGLPLISGHVGLDRDPETLVAPSQVSLSVPDFSLLGIGDVNSFLATQQACPAPRGHSESLSQ